One Capsicum annuum cultivar UCD-10X-F1 chromosome 2, UCD10Xv1.1, whole genome shotgun sequence genomic window carries:
- the LOC107858740 gene encoding cyclic dof factor 3, with the protein MSELKDPAIKLFGRTIQLPDVPDSSETMLEDSLPEEANGEEEDVEDQKDNIGGNLDDEEDEMEILTGKELQDQNSHPTKTDSIKVQPVGSDCSTRPSKSEEEQGEASNSQDKILKKPDKILPCPRCNSMETKFCYFNNYNVNQPRHFCKNCQRYWTAGGTMRNVPVGAGRRKNKNSIPHYRQISVSETLPSAQADYPNGIQQPVLAFGSPTPLCESMASVLNIADKTMHNCSQNGFHKPQDPGVPVSYGAGDNGDDHSRRSSVTTANSEDEVSKIVPDQLKNCHNFPPYVACYPGAPWPYPCNSVPWSSAVPPPGYCPPGFPMPFYPAASYWGYTVAGSWNVPWISPTTGSLIQTPPTSGPNSPTLGKHSRDENILKQLSNKEESSKESNPEKCLWVPKTLRIDDPREAAKSSIWATLGIKHDSVESVGGSPFNAFQPKNDDNISVSENSTVLQANPAALSRSVNFNESL; encoded by the exons ATGTCAGAACTCAAAGACCCTGCTATTAAACTCTTTGGCAGAACCATTCAGTTGCCGGATGTTCCAGATTCTTCTGAAACTATGCTAGAAGATTCTTTGCCCGAGGAAGccaatggagaagaagaagatgtagAAGATCAAAAG GATAACATTGGAGGAAACctggatgatgaagaggatgagatggaaattttgactggaAAGGAATTGCAGGATCAGAATTCACATCCAACTAAAACTGATAGTATAAAGGTGCAACCTGTTGGTAGCGACTGTTCAACAAGACCTTCAAAAAGTGAAGAAGAGCAAGGAGAAGCAAGTAATTCGCAAGATAAAATCCTCAAAAAGCCAGACAAGATACTTCCATGTCCCCGGTGTAACAGCATGGAAACCAAATTTTGTTATTTCAACAATTACAATGTGAACCAGCCTAGACACTTCTGCAAGAATTGCCAGAGATATTGGACAGCTGGTGGGACCATGAGGAATGTGCCTGTAGGTGCTGGTCGTCGGAAAAACAAGAACTCAATTCCACATTACCGTCAAATATCTGTCTCTGAAACACTTCCGAGTGCTCAAGCAGATTATCCAAATGGAATCCAACAACCTGTTCTTGCGTTTGGCTCCCCTACACCACTCTGTGAATCAATGGCTTCAGTTTTGAACATTGCCGACAAAACAATGCATAATTGCTCACAAAATGGGTTTCATAAACCACAAGATCCCGGGGTTCCAGTTAGTTATGGAGCTGGAGATAATGGAGATGATCATTCCAGAAGATCATCAGTCACTACTGCAAATTCAGAGGATGAAGTTAGCAAAATTGTACCGGACCAGCTAAAGAACTGCCATAACTTTCCACCTTACGTGGCTTGCTATCCTGGTGCTCCTTGGCCATATCCATGCAATTCTGTCCCATGGAGCTCTGCAGTCCCTCCTCCTGGTTATTGCCCTCCTGGCTTTCCTATGCCGTTTTACCCAGCAGCTTCATATTGGGGTTATACTGTAGCAGGTTCTTGGAATGTTCCTTGGATATCCCCAACAACTGGTTCCCTAATTCAAACACCTCCAACTTCTGGTCCTAATTCTCCAACTCTAGGGAAACACTCAAGGGATGAAAACATACTAAAACAGCTGAGCAACAAGGAAGAGTCTTCAAAAGAGAGTAATCCTGAGAAGTGCCTCTGGGTTCCAAAAACTCTGCGAATAGACGATCCAAGAGAGGCTGCCAAGAGTTCTATATGGGCGACATTGGGAATAAAACATGATAGTGTTGAGTCAGTTGGTGGAAGTCCTTTCAATGCTTTTCAGCCGAAGAATGATGACAATATTAGTGTTTCAGAAAACTCTACTGTATTACAAGCAAACCCAGCAGCATTGTCTCGGTCAGTAAATTTCAATGAGAGCTTATAA